Proteins encoded by one window of Candidatus Pelagibacter giovannonii:
- a CDS encoding ABC transporter permease, whose product MDLLSFGKTGWGDELFYATLMTIAVAVTAMLIGFLFSLIFTPLKLSNNKFLNFIGNTYTTVIRGVPELLVIYLFFFGGSGAIMYVASIFGYFEYIEINAFITGSVAIGIISGAYSTEVFRGAIQSIDKGQFEAAKVLGVSKFVKFYKIILPQMLRLAIPNLSNVWQITLKDTSLISVTGLVEIMRQSYIAAGSTRDPLFFYSFAAVLYLILTFLSMKLINRLEVKYSRGF is encoded by the coding sequence ATGGATCTTTTATCATTTGGAAAAACAGGCTGGGGAGACGAGTTGTTTTATGCAACTCTAATGACAATTGCAGTAGCAGTTACTGCAATGTTAATTGGTTTTTTATTTTCATTAATCTTTACACCGTTAAAATTATCAAATAATAAATTTCTAAATTTTATTGGAAATACGTACACAACTGTAATTAGAGGAGTTCCAGAATTATTAGTAATCTATCTCTTCTTTTTTGGAGGTAGTGGAGCGATAATGTACGTTGCTTCAATTTTTGGCTATTTTGAATACATAGAAATTAATGCATTTATTACTGGTTCAGTTGCAATCGGTATTATATCTGGCGCTTATTCAACGGAAGTATTTAGAGGTGCCATTCAATCAATAGATAAAGGTCAATTTGAAGCTGCTAAAGTTTTAGGTGTTAGTAAATTTGTAAAATTTTATAAAATAATTCTCCCTCAAATGTTAAGACTTGCTATTCCAAATTTAAGCAATGTTTGGCAAATCACTTTAAAAGACACATCATTAATATCAGTGACAGGTTTAGTTGAAATCATGAGACAATCTTATATTGCAGCAGGCTCCACTAGAGATCCTTTATTCTTCTATTCTTTTGCTGCCGTTTTATATTTGATACTAACATTTTTGAGCATGAAATTGATTAACAGGCTTGAAGTCAAATACAGTAGGGGCTTTTAA
- a CDS encoding ABC transporter permease: protein MDFDLMITSLPKLLSAAVITLKLLSASLIIGLFIGFLFAVLRLNKNPFINKFAYGYSYLFRGTPLLVQIFIIYYGLGQIEWLRSTFLWVILKEPYWCAIIAFALNTGAYTSEILRSAFQTIKPEIIEAGKSLGISSKIILYKIQIPVAIRQSLPAYGNEIILMMKGTSLASTVTLMDITGVAKHIVSTTYKPLEVFLLAGGIYLFMTFIIHNLIKYLEKKYSFQ, encoded by the coding sequence ATGGATTTTGATTTGATGATAACAAGTTTGCCAAAACTTCTAAGTGCAGCAGTTATAACTCTAAAATTATTATCGGCATCTCTAATCATAGGTTTATTTATTGGATTTTTATTTGCAGTTTTAAGATTAAATAAAAACCCATTTATAAATAAGTTTGCTTATGGGTATTCTTATTTATTTAGAGGAACTCCACTATTGGTTCAGATATTTATAATTTATTATGGTCTTGGACAAATTGAATGGTTAAGATCAACCTTTCTTTGGGTCATTTTAAAAGAACCATATTGGTGTGCAATCATTGCATTTGCACTAAATACTGGAGCTTATACTTCAGAAATTTTAAGATCAGCTTTTCAAACTATAAAACCTGAAATAATTGAAGCTGGTAAAAGTTTAGGGATATCAAGCAAAATTATTTTATATAAAATTCAAATTCCAGTAGCGATCAGACAATCTTTACCAGCATATGGAAATGAAATTATATTAATGATGAAGGGTACATCGCTTGCAAGCACAGTAACCTTAATGGATATCACAGGGGTTGCAAAACACATTGTATCAACGACTTATAAACCTTTAGAAGTGTTTCTTTTAGCAGGTGGAATTTATTTGTTTATGACTTTTATCATTCATAACTTGATAAAATATTTAGAAAAAAAGTATAGTTTTCAATAA
- a CDS encoding DUF6165 family protein, translating into MNKILVEVSVGELLDKISILEIKQEKIKDPDKLKFINDEHSILKDQLDNNVKSDEKLNTLFQSLKDINAKLWMIEDDKRLCEKNSDFTENFIKLSRDVHFLNDDRAKIKLEMNNHTGSKIKEIKEYTSY; encoded by the coding sequence ATGAATAAAATTCTAGTTGAAGTATCGGTTGGTGAACTTTTAGATAAAATTTCTATATTAGAGATTAAACAAGAAAAAATTAAAGATCCTGACAAATTAAAATTTATTAATGATGAACACAGTATTTTAAAAGATCAATTAGATAATAATGTTAAATCTGATGAAAAACTTAATACACTTTTTCAATCTTTAAAAGATATTAATGCAAAATTATGGATGATCGAAGATGATAAAAGATTGTGTGAAAAAAATTCTGACTTTACTGAAAACTTTATAAAACTATCAAGAGATGTTCACTTTTTAAATGATGATCGTGCTAAAATAAAACTAGAGATGAATAATCATACAGGCTCTAAGATTAAAGAGATTAAAGAATATACTTCTTATTGA
- a CDS encoding glycosyltransferase family 9 protein, with amino-acid sequence MSNILVIKHGSLGDIAQACGAIQDISENHKDDQIHLLTTKPYFELFKKNPVVHNVILDKRLSRFNLIYLYLLMKTLKKLKIKKVYDLQNSSRTKFYKNVLFPKANFNTWSSSETTLPSDILKEEFDKNPVLDRFDHQLKTSGIKTEYTMKPNFSWAVTNIDNIKQEFNLDKYIVLFPFCSAHLTHKKWPHYNELIELIKNKYEDQIKVVVAPGPSEIDDAKNIKAVSILNKGKALDISQLASLIKESSFVIANDTGPAHMTAHLGVKGLTLFGKHTTAFKVSIERENFKAIQVDDLEKLSASKVLEKILI; translated from the coding sequence ATGTCTAATATTTTAGTTATCAAACATGGTTCTTTAGGAGATATAGCCCAAGCTTGTGGGGCAATTCAAGATATTTCTGAAAATCATAAAGATGATCAAATACATTTATTAACAACAAAGCCTTATTTTGAATTATTTAAAAAAAACCCAGTTGTTCATAATGTCATTTTAGATAAGCGTCTATCAAGGTTTAATCTAATTTATCTATATTTATTGATGAAAACTTTAAAAAAACTAAAGATAAAAAAAGTTTATGATTTACAAAACTCATCTAGAACAAAATTCTATAAGAATGTTTTATTTCCAAAAGCAAATTTTAATACTTGGTCTAGTTCAGAAACTACTTTGCCAAGTGATATTCTAAAAGAAGAATTTGATAAAAATCCAGTTCTAGATAGATTTGATCATCAACTAAAAACTTCTGGAATTAAAACTGAATACACCATGAAACCAAACTTTAGTTGGGCTGTCACTAACATTGATAATATTAAACAAGAATTTAATTTAGATAAATATATTGTTTTATTTCCTTTTTGTTCAGCTCATCTAACTCATAAAAAATGGCCTCATTACAATGAACTAATAGAGTTAATTAAAAATAAATATGAAGACCAAATTAAAGTAGTAGTAGCCCCTGGGCCCTCTGAAATTGATGATGCAAAAAACATCAAAGCTGTTTCAATTTTAAATAAAGGTAAAGCTCTAGATATTTCTCAACTAGCAAGTTTGATTAAAGAAAGCTCATTTGTTATTGCAAATGATACGGGTCCAGCTCACATGACTGCTCATCTTGGAGTAAAAGGTTTGACTTTATTTGGTAAGCATACAACAGCTTTTAAAGTTAGTATTGAGCGAGAAAACTTTAAAGCAATACAAGTTGATGATTTAGAAAAATTAAGTGCAAGTAAAGTGTTGGAAAAAATATTAATTTAA
- a CDS encoding AbrB family transcriptional regulator has translation MSNPISFDKENLKQLVSKKFILVILISIPSAIVADYFNIPLAWMLGPMIITSMAALHGLKVKMPKLALSLILIILGLHIGNYIDQNLFNQMVNWIWTSVIMLIYIIVCILIVSKYLQKYAGYGEKASIFSAAPGALGPLMILAENEKTDLSQVATSHLIRLIIIITVIPFIIVNNAVTETLIINDFNYMTQNHFNLLILIIASIIFILVFDKIKIPAALLSGTLFASGLLQMTDIATYKLPDESINFCLLILGASVGCRFAEKTVKEIANNSLHSIVATTILVLIGLLAAYVATFFVDTNILTLILSFSPGGIYEVAVIAIAFDLDPDFVAFHHIIRLLMILFTVPIILKIIGKKLN, from the coding sequence ATGTCTAATCCTATTTCTTTTGATAAAGAAAATTTAAAGCAACTTGTTTCTAAAAAATTTATTTTAGTAATTTTAATTTCTATTCCAAGTGCAATTGTTGCAGATTACTTCAATATCCCATTAGCATGGATGTTGGGTCCAATGATTATCACATCTATGGCTGCACTACATGGTTTAAAAGTTAAAATGCCAAAATTAGCTCTTAGCTTAATTTTAATCATTCTTGGATTGCATATAGGAAATTATATTGATCAAAATTTATTTAATCAAATGGTCAATTGGATTTGGACCTCTGTAATAATGCTTATCTATATTATTGTTTGTATTTTGATTGTTTCAAAATATTTACAGAAATATGCAGGTTATGGTGAAAAGGCCTCAATATTTTCTGCTGCACCGGGTGCTTTAGGTCCATTAATGATTTTAGCTGAAAATGAAAAAACTGACTTATCTCAAGTAGCTACTTCTCATTTAATTAGATTGATAATTATCATCACTGTCATTCCTTTTATAATTGTAAATAACGCAGTTACTGAAACCCTTATTATAAATGATTTTAATTACATGACTCAAAATCACTTTAATTTGCTTATTTTAATTATTGCTTCAATAATTTTTATTTTGGTTTTTGATAAAATCAAGATCCCTGCAGCACTTTTATCAGGAACATTGTTTGCAAGTGGATTATTACAAATGACTGATATTGCAACATACAAATTACCAGATGAATCAATTAATTTTTGTCTTTTAATCTTAGGAGCTTCAGTTGGATGTAGATTTGCTGAAAAAACTGTTAAAGAAATAGCTAACAATTCACTTCATAGCATAGTTGCCACAACTATATTGGTGTTAATAGGTTTGCTTGCAGCTTATGTTGCAACATTCTTTGTTGATACCAATATTCTAACATTAATATTATCTTTTAGTCCTGGCGGAATTTATGAGGTAGCTGTAATAGCGATTGCCTTTGATTTAGATCCAGACTTTGTTGCATTTCATCATATTATTAGATTGCTAATGATACTCTTCACTGTTCCTATAATATTGAAAATTATTGGTAAGAAATTAAATTAA
- a CDS encoding IclR family transcriptional regulator domain-containing protein, producing MKNKREINGVEAVNKALEILNCFTERDETLSVTKISNLTGNYKSRISRISKSLENYGYLRKLNNGKLKLGNSIGRLIEIYDNSFNFKNLIKDELDLIVIKSNETASFFIKQKEQRICMLTSEPNKPIKHIIEIGAKKPLDKGSSGHILCAYNNLPIKDKQFILKNEYAMSFGERDKEIASVSVPIFSQKDRILGALTITGHISNFNKKNSIFFLNILRSSKTKIEKKLKKTH from the coding sequence ATGAAAAATAAAAGAGAAATAAATGGTGTGGAGGCTGTAAACAAAGCTTTAGAAATATTAAATTGCTTTACCGAAAGAGATGAAACTTTAAGTGTGACTAAAATTTCAAATTTAACAGGAAACTATAAAAGTAGAATTTCAAGAATATCTAAATCATTAGAAAATTATGGTTACTTAAGAAAACTTAATAATGGTAAATTAAAACTTGGTAATTCAATTGGGAGATTAATTGAAATTTATGACAATAGTTTTAATTTTAAAAACCTTATTAAAGATGAACTTGATTTAATAGTCATAAAATCAAATGAAACTGCAAGTTTTTTTATTAAACAAAAAGAACAAAGAATTTGCATGTTAACTAGTGAACCAAATAAACCTATTAAACATATAATTGAAATAGGTGCCAAAAAACCTTTAGACAAAGGATCGAGTGGACATATTTTATGTGCATATAACAACTTACCAATTAAAGATAAACAATTCATATTAAAAAATGAATATGCAATGTCGTTTGGTGAACGTGATAAAGAAATAGCCTCAGTTTCAGTGCCAATTTTTTCTCAAAAAGATAGAATACTTGGAGCATTGACAATAACTGGTCATATAAGTAATTTTAATAAAAAAAATTCAATCTTTTTTTTAAATATTCTAAGATCTTCAAAAACTAAGATTGAAAAAAAATTAAAAAAAACCCACTAA
- a CDS encoding tripartite tricarboxylate transporter substrate binding protein — MTNIKKIVSVLFSAILLFSATATNSIAMDKIHFVIGGGAGGGWDGTARGTGEALTKSGMLKSASFENMSGGGGGKALAFMINTQPKNTILVQSTPLVLRSITRHEGYVTGSGVLSYKDVTPIAGVIGDYGAIAVAKNSPYKNFKDVVDAYKKNPSSIKMAGGSVRGSMDHLIGALAFQAAGANPNDVAYIPYDAGGKALAGLLSGETQIISTGLGELMGARDQVRIIGITAPSRVADAPDAPTLKEQGYDVQFVNWRGFFGPPNMSNKDKKALSKMLGKVMKTPEWEAVRKRNAWVNIYNSDKDFVKFLDAQTVEMTALMKKLGVI; from the coding sequence ATGACAAACATTAAAAAAATAGTTTCAGTATTATTCTCAGCAATTCTATTATTCTCTGCAACAGCAACAAATTCAATCGCAATGGATAAAATCCATTTTGTAATTGGTGGTGGTGCTGGTGGCGGATGGGATGGAACTGCTAGAGGTACTGGAGAAGCTTTAACAAAATCAGGAATGTTAAAAAGTGCATCATTTGAAAATATGTCAGGTGGTGGTGGTGGAAAAGCTTTAGCTTTCATGATTAACACTCAACCTAAAAATACAATTTTAGTACAATCTACGCCGTTAGTTTTAAGATCTATTACTAGACACGAAGGTTATGTTACAGGATCTGGAGTTTTATCTTATAAAGATGTTACACCGATCGCTGGTGTAATTGGTGACTATGGTGCGATTGCAGTTGCAAAAAACTCACCTTACAAAAACTTTAAAGATGTAGTTGATGCATATAAAAAGAATCCAAGCTCTATCAAAATGGCTGGTGGATCAGTAAGAGGAAGTATGGACCATTTAATTGGTGCTTTAGCTTTCCAAGCTGCTGGTGCTAATCCAAATGATGTTGCTTACATTCCTTATGATGCTGGTGGAAAAGCGTTAGCTGGACTTTTATCTGGAGAAACTCAAATTATCTCTACAGGTTTAGGTGAACTTATGGGTGCAAGAGACCAAGTAAGAATAATTGGTATCACTGCTCCTTCAAGAGTAGCTGATGCACCGGATGCACCAACTCTAAAAGAGCAAGGTTATGATGTTCAGTTCGTAAACTGGAGAGGATTTTTTGGACCTCCTAATATGAGCAATAAAGATAAAAAAGCTTTATCTAAAATGTTAGGTAAAGTTATGAAAACTCCTGAATGGGAAGCTGTTAGAAAAAGAAATGCTTGGGTTAATATTTATAACTCAGATAAGGATTTTGTTAAATTCTTAGACGCACAAACTGTAGAAATGACAGCTCTTATGAAGAAATTAGGAGTTATATAA
- a CDS encoding tripartite tricarboxylate transporter TctB family protein gives MNINTTKIISLLFFIFSAFYLYIAYQIQVFSFDENAPFNARTFPIYLGYAGLFFSGLKIILPERNTIKVDHKNLEYKKTAILVLIAIIYGATILKVGYFLTTSLFLASSYYALGERRWKLIFLLSFPFVGAFMYLLHGVLEIYLRDPFLKLIGVMG, from the coding sequence GTGAATATAAATACTACTAAAATTATATCACTGCTCTTTTTTATTTTCTCTGCATTTTATTTATATATCGCGTATCAAATTCAAGTTTTTTCATTTGATGAAAATGCACCTTTTAATGCCAGAACGTTTCCAATTTATTTAGGTTATGCAGGTTTATTTTTTTCTGGTTTAAAAATTATTTTACCAGAGCGTAATACCATTAAAGTTGATCATAAAAATTTAGAGTATAAAAAAACAGCTATACTTGTGCTCATAGCAATTATTTATGGAGCAACTATATTAAAAGTAGGTTATTTTTTAACAACCTCTCTTTTTTTAGCATCTTCTTATTATGCGTTAGGTGAGAGAAGGTGGAAGTTAATATTTTTACTCTCTTTCCCTTTTGTGGGTGCTTTCATGTACCTTTTACATGGAGTACTTGAAATTTATTTAAGAGATCCATTTTTAAAACTAATTGGAGTTATGGGATGA
- a CDS encoding tripartite tricarboxylate transporter permease, with protein MIEGILIGLKTALTFQNIFMVMIGCFFGTIIGMLPGLGPMTAIALMIPITYGFDPATGLILMAGVYYGAVFGGSTSSILLNAPGVPGTVATSFDGYPMAQQGKAGKALAIAAWSSFAGGTLASIYLLFLAPSLSKVSLSFRSPDYFALMILGLTAIAAFSSKGQFLKAMMMVVLGLMLASVGQDSLSDITRFTFNNMNLSDGISFVLVVMATFAMSEALTIILKRNDPSAVAKQVSLTELGSIKINKEERGKMLKAIPRNSVIGFLIGVLPGAGATIASFLAYGMERNFVSDEEKEKFGKGSVHGLTAPETANNAACSGAFVPLLTLGIPGSGTTAVMLGALLGFGIQPGPRLYITNPEIFWSVIMSMYIGMIVLLILNLPLIPYIARILAVPKNYLIPLILFFSITGIYVMSFNNFDIYLMIGIAIVATFMRLYDFPMPPLILAFVLGGLMEENLRRSLLISDGSWTFLWGRPLTASIIGVTILIVGWQIYKTIKNKKI; from the coding sequence ATGATTGAAGGAATTTTAATCGGTTTAAAAACAGCTCTTACGTTCCAAAACATATTTATGGTTATGATTGGTTGTTTTTTTGGAACCATCATTGGAATGCTCCCAGGTCTTGGACCAATGACAGCAATAGCATTAATGATACCTATTACTTATGGTTTTGACCCAGCTACTGGACTAATTTTAATGGCAGGTGTTTATTATGGTGCGGTATTTGGTGGATCAACTTCATCAATTTTATTAAATGCTCCAGGTGTTCCTGGAACTGTTGCAACATCATTTGATGGTTACCCTATGGCTCAACAAGGTAAAGCTGGAAAAGCATTAGCTATTGCGGCTTGGAGTTCTTTTGCTGGAGGAACATTAGCCTCAATTTATTTATTATTTCTTGCACCAAGTTTATCAAAAGTAAGTTTATCTTTTAGATCTCCAGATTATTTTGCTTTAATGATTTTAGGTTTAACCGCAATTGCAGCCTTTTCATCAAAGGGACAATTTTTAAAAGCAATGATGATGGTTGTTTTAGGTTTAATGTTAGCATCAGTTGGACAAGATTCTTTATCTGATATTACAAGATTTACTTTTAATAATATGAATTTATCCGATGGGATAAGTTTTGTTTTAGTTGTAATGGCAACTTTTGCTATGAGTGAAGCCTTAACAATTATTTTAAAAAGAAATGATCCGTCTGCTGTTGCCAAACAAGTTTCATTAACAGAACTTGGTTCAATTAAGATTAATAAAGAAGAGAGAGGCAAAATGTTAAAAGCTATTCCTCGAAACTCAGTTATTGGTTTTTTAATTGGAGTTTTACCAGGAGCTGGTGCAACTATTGCATCATTTCTAGCATATGGAATGGAAAGAAATTTTGTTAGCGATGAAGAAAAAGAAAAATTTGGTAAGGGAAGTGTTCATGGTTTAACCGCACCAGAAACTGCAAACAATGCAGCGTGTTCTGGAGCTTTTGTACCTTTATTAACTTTAGGAATACCTGGTAGTGGAACTACTGCTGTAATGCTTGGTGCTTTATTAGGATTTGGAATTCAACCAGGACCTAGACTTTATATAACTAATCCTGAAATTTTTTGGTCAGTTATTATGTCTATGTATATTGGAATGATAGTGTTGCTTATTCTAAACTTGCCTTTGATACCTTACATAGCAAGAATTCTCGCAGTACCTAAAAACTATTTAATTCCACTTATTTTATTTTTTTCAATTACTGGAATTTATGTAATGTCATTTAATAATTTTGATATTTATCTAATGATTGGAATAGCTATTGTTGCAACTTTTATGCGTTTATATGATTTTCCAATGCCACCACTCATATTAGCTTTTGTACTTGGCGGATTAATGGAAGAAAATTTAAGAAGATCTTTATTAATAAGTGATGGTTCATGGACTTTTTTATGGGGCAGACCTCTTACCGCTTCAATAATAGGGGTAACTATACTGATTGTTGGATGGCAAATTTATAAAACAATTAAAAATAAAAAAATTTAA
- a CDS encoding glycosyltransferase family 4 protein, giving the protein MYLIVTKTFPPEVGGMQNLMWGLANELSKHYMIKVFADHYENHQLFDEQVSFSIERVGGIKLLRKYRKAQLINEFIKENKIDGIIADHWKSLEHLKTNKKKICLIHSKEINHEKGASLNKRVLEVLDNVETIVANSEYTKNLAISLGIQQDKIIVINPGVDPVEELNKKTLDKVENLLKHKSPRLITVSRFDKRKNHEKVIMALRNLKQIYPSIVYICVGYGDEEESIKKLVAELGLQPQVMFFKDISNELKNALVAKSNVFVMPSIVHKKSVEGFGIAYVEAAQYGLPSLGGKDGGAADAIEHEKTGLICDGNELDEVYSSINLMLENNKFHEYGKAAKENSTKFKWSTIIEEYKKILN; this is encoded by the coding sequence ATGTATTTAATAGTTACAAAAACGTTCCCTCCAGAAGTTGGAGGTATGCAGAATTTAATGTGGGGGTTAGCGAACGAACTTTCAAAACACTACATGATAAAAGTATTTGCTGATCATTATGAAAATCATCAATTATTTGATGAGCAAGTTTCTTTTTCAATAGAACGTGTTGGTGGCATAAAACTTCTTAGAAAATATAGAAAAGCTCAACTCATTAATGAATTTATTAAAGAAAATAAAATTGATGGCATTATTGCTGATCATTGGAAAAGTTTAGAGCATCTTAAAACTAATAAAAAAAAAATATGTTTGATTCATAGTAAAGAAATTAATCATGAAAAAGGTGCCTCTCTTAATAAAAGGGTATTAGAAGTTTTAGATAATGTTGAAACCATCGTTGCTAATTCTGAATATACTAAAAATTTAGCTATTTCATTGGGTATTCAACAAGATAAAATTATAGTTATTAATCCTGGTGTTGACCCTGTTGAAGAGTTAAATAAAAAAACTTTAGATAAAGTAGAGAACTTATTAAAACATAAATCTCCCAGATTAATTACTGTCTCTAGATTTGATAAAAGAAAAAATCACGAAAAGGTCATCATGGCTCTTAGAAATTTAAAACAAATCTACCCAAGTATTGTCTATATTTGTGTAGGCTATGGTGATGAAGAAGAAAGTATTAAAAAATTAGTAGCTGAATTAGGTCTTCAGCCACAAGTGATGTTTTTTAAAGATATCTCTAATGAATTAAAAAATGCATTAGTTGCTAAATCTAATGTTTTTGTCATGCCATCAATTGTTCATAAAAAATCTGTTGAAGGATTTGGGATAGCTTATGTTGAAGCTGCACAATATGGATTGCCCTCTCTTGGAGGAAAAGATGGGGGTGCAGCAGATGCAATCGAACATGAGAAAACTGGTTTAATCTGTGATGGTAATGAACTAGATGAAGTTTATTCATCAATTAATTTAATGTTAGAAAATAATAAATTCCATGAGTATGGAAAAGCTGCCAAAGAAAATTCTACTAAATTTAAGTGGAGTACAATTATTGAAGAATATAAAAAAATTCTAAATTAA
- a CDS encoding thioredoxin family protein codes for MPLKTPICDFGQAAKSFELKSTNNEIIKLDDVKGTNGTLVMFICNHCPYVKAVIKDIVEDCKNLKELGVTAVAICSNDSINYPEDSFENMIKFSRKHQFNFLYLIDETQNVAKSYDAVCTPDFFGYNNNLELQYRGRIRELDNLKPVRAGDSDLFIAMKQIAETTKGPETQIPSVGCSIKWLDN; via the coding sequence ATGCCGTTAAAAACTCCAATATGTGATTTCGGACAAGCTGCTAAAAGCTTTGAATTAAAGTCTACTAATAACGAAATTATTAAATTAGATGATGTTAAAGGGACAAATGGAACTTTGGTTATGTTTATTTGTAACCACTGCCCTTACGTTAAAGCTGTTATCAAAGACATTGTCGAAGATTGTAAAAATTTGAAAGAATTAGGTGTTACAGCAGTGGCCATATGCTCTAATGATTCAATAAATTATCCTGAAGATAGTTTTGAAAATATGATTAAATTTTCAAGGAAACATCAATTTAATTTTCTTTATCTAATTGATGAAACTCAAAATGTTGCAAAAAGTTATGATGCTGTGTGTACACCTGATTTTTTTGGATACAATAATAATCTAGAATTACAATACAGAGGCAGAATAAGAGAATTAGACAATTTAAAACCAGTAAGAGCTGGTGATAGTGATTTATTTATAGCAATGAAACAAATAGCTGAAACGACCAAAGGTCCTGAAACACAAATTCCAAGTGTTGGCTGCAGTATTAAATGGTTAGATAATTAA
- a CDS encoding gamma carbonic anhydrase family protein → MFYDLEDKKVKNLGENWSASNASIIGDVTLEKNTSIWFNVTLRGDVENIYVGEGSNVQDGSVLHTDPGYPLKIGKDVTIGHLVMLHGCTIDDNSLIGIGAVILNGAKIGKNCIIGANALITENKIIPDNSLVVGSPGKIIRQVSTEEAKSITENAIHYQDNWKKYSK, encoded by the coding sequence ATGTTTTATGATTTGGAAGATAAAAAAGTTAAAAATTTAGGTGAAAATTGGTCTGCATCTAACGCATCTATCATTGGTGATGTCACTTTAGAAAAAAATACCAGTATTTGGTTTAATGTTACCTTAAGAGGTGATGTTGAAAATATTTATGTTGGAGAAGGATCAAATGTTCAAGATGGTAGCGTATTACATACTGACCCAGGTTATCCACTAAAAATTGGTAAAGATGTAACTATTGGTCATTTAGTTATGCTTCATGGCTGCACTATTGATGACAATTCTTTAATCGGAATTGGTGCTGTCATTTTAAATGGAGCAAAGATTGGAAAAAATTGTATCATAGGGGCTAATGCACTGATCACTGAAAATAAAATCATCCCTGATAATTCTTTAGTTGTTGGATCCCCTGGTAAAATTATACGTCAAGTCTCAACAGAAGAGGCAAAATCAATTACTGAAAACGCTATTCATTATCAAGATAACTGGAAAAAATATTCTAAATAA
- a CDS encoding inverse autotransporter beta domain-containing protein has product MLKILLLILTFFISTVANADGISGALDKTSEKITEYTSEYISNLIPGEGLTEVSINLRENNKPDFNILGTRETQKTDNGNYFMQFSLFSHEQNNDERYTGNLGFGKRILSDDKTLITGFNTFIDHDDNGNTRASIGAELKGAVLELTSNYYMRISDGTDEKVLDGYDFQLTSQVPYLHWANAFVNTYQWDGIDREDIKGTKIGSEFSLTSTLNLEIAYDDKDKKGLEDEYYAKVQFIYPPKEGPTALDGVSEEMWADNKDMSGELLSKVKRQNKIMVEFKGSATISRTD; this is encoded by the coding sequence ATGTTAAAAATTTTATTACTGATTCTTACTTTCTTTATATCCACTGTAGCTAATGCAGATGGCATTAGTGGAGCCTTAGATAAAACTTCAGAAAAAATTACTGAATATACAAGTGAATATATTTCAAACTTAATTCCTGGTGAAGGTTTAACAGAAGTAAGCATAAATTTAAGAGAAAACAATAAACCTGATTTTAATATCTTGGGCACAAGAGAAACCCAAAAAACAGATAATGGAAATTATTTTATGCAATTTTCTTTATTTAGCCATGAACAAAATAATGATGAAAGATATACTGGTAATTTAGGATTTGGAAAAAGAATTCTAAGTGATGATAAAACTTTAATAACAGGTTTTAATACTTTTATAGATCACGATGATAACGGTAATACAAGAGCAAGCATAGGTGCAGAATTAAAAGGTGCTGTTTTAGAACTAACATCTAATTATTATATGCGTATTAGCGATGGAACAGATGAAAAAGTTTTAGATGGATACGATTTTCAGTTAACTTCACAGGTACCTTATCTTCATTGGGCTAATGCATTTGTAAACACTTATCAATGGGATGGAATTGATAGAGAGGATATTAAAGGAACAAAAATTGGTTCAGAGTTTTCTTTAACGTCTACTCTTAATTTAGAAATTGCGTATGATGATAAAGATAAAAAAGGTCTAGAGGATGAATATTATGCCAAAGTTCAATTTATTTATCCACCAAAAGAGGGACCAACGGCACTTGATGGAGTAAGTGAAGAAATGTGGGCAGATAATAAAGACATGTCTGGTGAATTATTATCTAAAGTTAAGAGACAAAATAAAATTATGGTTGAATTTAAAGGATCTGCAACAATTTCAAGAACTGATTAA